TTCATACGACTTGAAGGTGTACATCAACGTGTTTTTTGCATGGAGCTTCCGCTCTGCGGTAACGATCCCGACGACCGCACAGTTTTCAAGTATGACATCCGCACCAACGACGTTCCCGTAAATAATCGAGTCTTCGAGTCGGATCCGGGTTCCAGATACGGTTCCGTGGATCGTTGCTTTCGATCCAACAACTTTTCCATCCGACCCAACATCACCGTGAACTGAACCGCCATCAAATTCGACACTTTCAGCTCCCATCACAGACCCTTCAACCGTTCCACCCTCTATTGAGACGGTTTCACCATAGACGCTTCCTTGTACCGTTGCGCCGTCATATATTTGCACAGGTCTGTTAATTTCAGCCTTAACGGTCGGAATAATCTTCCCGTCGTATGTCTCTCCTGACTCGACGATTGCACGAGTTTTTTCGATTTTCGGCATTTACGATCCCCCCTCAACGGCAATTTCTCCTTCGTCATCTACCGTATCTTCGATAAGCCCGCCGTAGGAGAGTAATGGCTTATCGCGACTGATATACTGGTCCAATTGATTTCGAACGGCATCTCCATCGAGTGACTCTACTTGGCCTCGGTTGAATCCAGTATGCGAAACAAGACGATCCATCCCAGGTAACGATTGCAGCGAGGCGGAGACTGGGCCATCGTTGTCAGCTACCTGAGAGGGTCTGATGACCCGCTGTTCGGTTTTCCCGTCGCGCTCGACAGTAACGACGTAGTACGGAACCTGCATCGCCACGGGATCCGAAAGCGACCGATCAAACTTCGTTCGCGTCCGTTCGATGCGGTTGACAAGCTCGTTCTGGTGGTCAACGAACTCATGTATTTTTCCGACTACCTCGCCAGTCGTTGATTCGACGCGATCGCGACGCTGCTCTCTTACTGCCTCATTCTGTGATTGAAGCGTTTGCCATGTCGCGGTTACATGCTCGGTAAATGGTTGTTCAATACCATCCTCAAACTGCTCTTCGTCAAGCTCGAAGATGTGTGCTCCAACATCCCGAATGCGCGACGCAGCCTTCTCATCAAGTTCATTATGCTTTCGTTCGTATCGCTCGGCGATGCGGTCGAGTTGCCGGTTGAGCTCCTCCTGTTCGGATTCGATCCGCTCCTGCTCAGCTGTTATTTGCGGTCTGATTTCGCGCACTTCCGCAACACGCTCCATCATTTTCATTTCAGCCTGTGCCTGGATAGAATCGTGCACTGCATCGACGATAGCCTCGGCACCCTCTGTAACAGCTGTATATACTTTCTTTACATCGCCTCGAATCTCTTTGACCGATGTAAGGATATCTCCTAACGTCTGATGGATCCGCTTGAGAATCGGATGAAGGTCGTCATTGCCGGCCATATTATTTCCCCCTCCGCTCCGGTTTCCGCTGATTAGTCACCGCAATCGTACTCATAACCGCTGCGGTATGTACCCGATCTCGCGCTGCACGGTCCTCTGCGATTGCCTCCTGTGTGGCGATCGTTTCACGATGACGCTGGCGCTCTTCTTCCCGCATCGTCTCGGCTCGCGCCTCAGCCTCCTTTTCAGCCTCTTCAATACGATCTTCGACGACCCCCTCGGTTTCTTTGAGGACACGCTCTGTCTCCTCGTCGATCGCCTCAAAGGACTGGTTGACATCGGCCCGGAACCGTTCTATCTTTTGTTGCTGCAACCGTTCATATTTGCTCATTAGGTCCCCCATCTCTTTGACGATTCCTTGCTTGGCTCGCGCTTCAGTTTGGAGATCGCGAATCTTTGCGCGAATGTCTTTGATGCGATCTTCAACGGTCCGGATTTCCTCTCGCCGTTGCTCGAACTCCCGTTCGGTCAACTCGGCCTTCTGATCCTCAATAGACTCATACACCTCACGTTTCTGATCGTCTTTTTCTATCCAGAGTTGATCCCAAATATCAAGCACAATTTCGTCACGAATCCGGTGTCGAGGGACCCCAGCCGGTACTTCCATAGATGAACGACAGGTAGGGCAATACCACTGACCATCCTCCTGCCGTATTTCGAGTAGCGATTCGATATCATCCCCCATGCAATCCGGGCAGTAGAAATTATACGAGATGAGTCCAACCATATCGCCCGCGGTTGCAATATGCTGATTCAGTAACTCGGTAGCCTGCTTTTGATGGCCTGAAAGGTCGTTGGCGATTTGCCGGCTCTGTTCGCTGACGTCCAGTAATACTGATTCCCCGCGGTCTTCGTCCGCCATCGACTCGAATTCATCGAACGTCTCTACCTGCTGTTCAGCCTCCTGCTGAGAGAGTGTGACGCCTCCAGCGTCAATCGACCCCGAGTCAGCCTCCGTAGCCAACTGTGATAGAGACTCGATTGCCGGATCATCGTCCTGTAAAACCGGTGACGTTAGTTCATGCGTTTCGCTGTTTTTGATCTCAGTCTCGATTGCCGAGATGCTATTGACGAACTGGTCTTCAACGTCATTTTTTCGTTCATTACGACTGGGAACTCCTCCATCGAAGCAAGCCGTTGTTTGACTCCCTGTGCCTGCTCCGGATCTTTGAGAAGGTTCAGCTGAAATTGTTGTGGATCTATTGACTCGGTAGCGTCAAAGACGACTGTTTCGTCGCCGTCCGGAACGAGGTACCCCGTCCAGTACCCTTTTTGCACCCCGGACACCGTAACGTCCGGTGTCTGAGAACGAACGTATGCGCCTCCCCCGACTCCCCCTAAAACTCCGATGCCAAGCAGCCCTGCACCGATACCGGTCTCACCGATAGCAACGCCGCCGATACCAGCGAGTATCAGAATAGTTGCGGCTGCTATTGCCAGCTTCAGCCGAGACCACTGTTGGTTGCTCCGTTGAATACCGACGCCGTCTGCGGATTATATCGCTGATTTCAGGGGAATTGGACGCCGTCTTGCGATATGGGGCGTCTCAGGACCCTCGCACAAACGTTTCGAGACTTTGCCACAAACCACGTAGAGGAACCAGACGTACCCGCCGCGCCGGACGGCGCGGACGGGTACGCTAACTCCACGAAAATCGCGCTGCTTCTACTTAAAGAGGAAATCAATAAACCACTCCGGAAGCTCGAAGATTACCTGAACGAGATGCCGGGAATCCTCGATGTGTTCGGCCTTGAGAAATCTCCAGATTACTCGTCGTTCAGCGTTTGGGACGGTGAATTTCCGATGAAAGAGTTGCGCCGCCTGCTCCGCCAGTCAGCGGAGCAGGCGGGGCTTTCGGGCACTGCGTCGATTGATGCCAGTGGCTTCCAACGAGATCAAGCTAGCTCACACTACCGAAATCGAGTCGGTTACTCGTTCAATGCTATGAAGACGACGCTGCTCGTTGATACGGACTCACTTGCCATCATGGATGCTCATTTCACGACGAAGAAAGCCTATGACGGCCATATCGGACTGCAGGTCTTTCGGCGCAACGCCGAAGACCTGCAGGAGTTGCTGGCTGACAAGATGTAC
The genomic region above belongs to Natronomonas moolapensis 8.8.11 and contains:
- a CDS encoding IS5-like element ISNamo1 family transposase, which codes for MGRLRTLAQTFRDFATNHVEEPDVPAAPDGADGYANSTKIALLLLKEEINKPLRKLEDYLNEMPGILDVFGLEKSPDYSSFSVWDGEFPMKELRRLLRQSAEQAGLSGTASIDASGFQRDQASSHYRNRVGYSFNAMKTTLLVDTDSLAIMDAHFTTKKAYDGHIGLQVFRRNAEDLQELLADKMYSWSDLREACRDASTRPVIKHCEQNGLKKAHNARIDDDVYNQRSMSETVFAMVKDGGDEIRSRSWHGQFRELTRKCIVHNLTQAAS
- a CDS encoding bactofilin family protein gives rise to the protein MPKIEKTRAIVESGETYDGKIIPTVKAEINRPVQIYDGATVQGSVYGETVSIEGGTVEGSVMGAESVEFDGGSVHGDVGSDGKVVGSKATIHGTVSGTRIRLEDSIIYGNVVGADVILENCAVVGIVTAERKLHAKNTLMYTFKSYETTKLMNVSTVLPQAIIGTELKLADPVSVTGLGELELPEGRLPAMDNDDIIKIDGSTYLSLSPRILNLETVKKRLDKLEGALEQVATATSAAEVPPASKLLHTLGVDKSEFPPVV